GAATCTGTGTTGGTTCCTTTTTGCTTGTTCCCTAATCATATTCAAACTTAAAAATCAACACAGCAGGGGCAACAGAATTTTAAAATGTCGTGGTCCACAGGCTGTAAGATAGAATCGGGACTATCTTTAGAATTCCATTCCCATAATCTCGTAACTATTTAAAATTAACAACCACTTAATTAGGGAAACTGCATAAAGTAGTCAAAGAACTCGAAATCAGCAGGTTATGCATGGCGTCGTCCCTGAGGTCAAATCGATGGTTGTGGGACGGGATTAAGACGAAATTAAGCTCGAGGGTTTAATGTATTAAACGAAATCGGTCCATTCAAGCCCTATTCAACACATACATTTGCAAAATCGGCCCTAATTCGAAAAAtatacaaaccctagatttcaagcAAAAGCTAAATGCAGCTTATTCCTTTGAATTAAACACAAATCCAAGCTATTGAGTATCCTAAATACTTACTTGTGTGGTGGATTTAACAAGAAAGGAAGCACAATCGAAAATGTTTAGGAGCTCTTGGCCGTCACAGTTCGTGTGCGAGAGAAGAGATgtgaaaagaataaagaagaagtCAACGGGTCAAGAGATATACCTGGTCgctgatgtacgcggggcgtaacacaagggtacgcggggcgtaaccccatCCCCCTGAAATGTTCATTCGCGATTCGGGGCTCATTACGCATGGCGTAATataacttacgcggggcgtagttttgaaaatttcctttttctttaatttaacttttttttctttttaattatttaatctaggggacttaaaacttatttattttttttctttttaatttcttaagctaatgatgacttcacgatgagtgataaaaaaaaattgagatgtcataatcacttatctttgtcaagatcaaaccacaatggttgatcaaaaacctttgcacgcaagaattggtttgcgaaaacacccgctttcgggacccgttagaatatttcccttgttttccttgcacctttaactaaaagcggaacaagaagtgacctaactagtcaagaacagcaagagctcggtcttccacttaaccaccacaatacgccttgctatactacgcctcatggattgagttggacaaatcaacaaagtagtaggctaagcaggtcaagaattccctagtcgctttcattcccgaaacccatgcaaaaagtaaagtcaagcaatgtgtacaatcccaaattcctgcaaaataaaaacaagaaccttcccgacaagtgaaatgatatcatcgaaaatcaaactaaaaataaaaactaactaaaaacaaataacgaataatcaaataaaataaattaatgacaagccgttccccggcaacggcgccaaaaacttgatgtgcacaaaagtacccactaattttaatatttataacctaacaaacttagactatctatgcacttataggcagtgtacctagtcagattacagtatagcttaggtaagtcgggtgtcgatcacagggaacggtggattaatttaatatatttgattataggttatagaTCACAcggaaataataaagaaaatggtttaataaatctcaaactaacaattaacaattctcgataaactaacaggaaagcaaatctcttcaggtactttggtttagataaattacactttaaaacatagacaattgcatacacaaattcatttattcaatgttcaccgattcctaaaatgattagattcgcgttcactataactaatcctttagcaaacaagtcaattcaaacagtgatcagttgattaaactaacatgcttcctagtgttcagttcgtatcaagcaagacttgtaaatatagttaatcaatgtagacatttaatcaacctcttgttgatggtcatcaaacaaggctcacacattaacttacttattctcaaattaatcctagtttcacattcgttattcctagtcttataatctcgatggtcatcaaaaatcataagagacaagtaaATCAAGCAGatattcatacaacttaattcacttaacaattaacagaaaataatcatcattaacacgtaaggatcttttaacaagcttggcaagataaattaaacacaaataaactacttaatatagcaattagtctaataatcaaagcttcattcaatcataaacacaaagtaaaaggtttttacacctaaatcagaaactaaatacagaaaagtaccacaatagaatgctaaacatggtcacgtcagcaaaccatatgataatcaacatgtatccgctctccaatccttccgatttccgcttccgttagcttaacggccttccggccgccttctagaccctcaaaacggcttaacagaagttaattgtcgactaaattaggttagaagtcaaATCCCCCTCTCTGGTTAGCTACAAATCGACATTTATAATCTTtctggccgacctaagtacgctgggcgtacttagaattacgcagcgcgtactcaagataatcacgcgatcaagtatatctattgcaagcaggtacgctgggcgtaaccttaaggtacgcggggcgtaaccgctACCTCAGCACCATTttgtttcttttagcttctaaacccggtttccgcttcagtcttttcttttatgctttatcggcaacgaatagctgcaaaacataattcaaagcattatgagtacttttttagttctaaaatagaataaataaggctaaaatattaagataaagtgtataaaaatatatataaaaatacacatatcaatcacgcaacttggttgcatgatgaatgagaaatttcatatttggaaattagactaattcgttgacaaagtatcaagtgaaggacttggagatcgaatacacaaagttgcgcgttgatcaagtccaccataagagtaacaatgatattcgacatgattatacttacaagattaagtgtaattatgaattgattaaaaaaagtttaaaccaatagcagaacgaataagaagaatcaagtaggcagaaagataaaagtttctccattctaagaagaagggagagtagcttttatgctttatgataggtcttaatgattaagaatcatatctcaattgatcctctaagtaagtcttagtacaattgtatgtttaagaagaggaatcaagaattgaagaaatggttaaatcacgaagtcaatcatacttcgttccaataacaagtcttaaagttaagattgtgacattgagtgaaaagtattaaaaaggtttgtaacattcatcaaatgtggaaagttgtgatgtcttggataagacaaagaccaactaggaccaatttatgaagagttttgataaaagctacactaactcttgaatatttgtttgtcaagaaatgttttgacaagagaatcttatatgtcaaggagtcagtgggagtcttaatggtcttgaaaggtttcaagaacaaatcaaataaaccttatcaatcatcactagcacacgagttgaggtttacaacctatcgtgttgacattattttgtttctgtgccattccaatcgagttaattatgcatgtgagtcctatgagttctcatttgaatgcacaaaaggcaaggaccttgatcaatggaaagtacattgataagaaaaggtgagctgcttaactacttggaagacatggtgggcagctgtgctaccataaaggcaagaaatcgagatcaagaaagtccgatccatatgagtttgaatttgtcgtaagctttggttttaacaaattcacatggataggaacaaatacaccgtttaaatctaagtgtcataatatttcctccttcatgaaaatgattgtgaggaaatgctttcactaagaaagatttaagaagatagtgattgtaaaattgcattctcgaattcgattatggttatggtatccctttccataatttgaattgtgaggtttggcaattagtcttaagtgtttagacacacatatgaactatcgaaggcaaaggtgtataagttcaagaagccttgataaaagattatcaaagcactaagtatgagaaacatgaacttaagaaattcaataagcattgtttttctgaaagttaagatgtttatgaatacatgtcgaagctagtgggagcataagtgttatgttttataataatcatcatgatagtgggagcataaatgttatgattgtatgattattaaggaaagtattgcaagttggcaatattaattataaaaaacaagagtcattctttgcaaagttgtaaggatggaatagttgttttgctataattaagggagagaatattatgcttcatttcaaatctaaaggcttaggttgagaaatgttaataaatttagtaaagggtacatagtgtgttcttaaaatttcgattatgattatggcattcctcttcacaattcgaattttgagaacatagcaaataaaacattatgtgtcgtgtcccatacgcttcgggtataggatcgattgcaaatgctttaatgtttgaccattctaaaattttccaaatgtcgagcgcatttagagggaaaatggactagaattggatttgactaaaataattaaacaactatcaaaggacaatccaaagtttgacgaggattggtcgcttgtaagtagttggaagcatggtattggatggaccatatcgacattattatgaatagaaaagattctattaagaatgaattgtcatatggaaattatggaagcatgtccatattgggaattgaatattgaaaatctatgtctagattagaaacttttatgcaaaaggatgttcaaaggaatgtaataTCATTGGCAGAAAACTTTAACTATATAAGGAATCGTCTTGTAACAATGTCTGATAgtggactttgtaatatcattggcaatagcctttgtgactttggtgcagtgaaatCACAAAAGGATcattacataaaatgttaaaatctagcatattctacaagtagcaagaatttgatattctttcacttatgaaaaggatttggagttgtgaaatgagaatgattggaaatgtgttcaatgtgatctatttcacaaagtaagtgtgcatgctaggagcatgggacaagtgttgtaattcaagtaagaagttgattacccgaaacgacaaataatgagtaatcaatatggtgataaataaaaggcgttttatttatactcaaaggtttgaggccatatgggattagtattattcttgtgtttcacatttgcatgttttgacttccagaataattgagtttattaagaataatcaaatattcaaacgggccacagtcgttcatatgttagaagtagatatgaaagaagactgtcgtgaattggtgtgtggattgtcaaaagtgtattagacataagcaaatgtttgctgcaacgttcatgagtgcttatgaatgtgatttgagcattggattaaacccacgctcacttggatcactccatgaattgtatcacgagtgattggtgagacgataacatcttatattcttaaaactgagatgtgtgagttgtatcttgcaaatcggttgcacattgataatatgtaaacgcactagtaacttggtgttataaaacatattgttgtgtgtaattcggtaagtgagtgcaagcaagcattgtatcaaagtttatccgttccttttatccaaagaaggatacaagcgatatctttgggcccctcgatggtttagtgatgacaaacgtaaatgctcggtcgggctagggctaatttgatttgttcaattagtcagtcgtcataaatcgggaatcgagatatagtacaaagagaatgattagaaatcatgtctcatacgatatctagaatggaggaatatatgatcccttatctaaggacacgcgtatctgataggatcagagttgatagcggctttggaaagctacgattgcagatcaggatctgaagtcatacgcataatagttattagacttatccaagtgggagactgttggattagtgtctaagtccataactattttgatatgtacttgacccgatggtgcatggtccttttgggttgccttctccaaagcaacttgattggagaaataaatagagagagaggttattatgatttattaatgtgttataagaataatatattaaaggagaaatcatatttgtttaattaatattggtcaataattaattaagaattaattttgtgatcaaatgtaattaattaaactagaggggctgaattgtaattatgtgatagttacaaaataaggtaaggattatcctaaggatagtttggacgaatttgaggtgataaggccttagaattcgaccatgataaggattcaagacttatcttatgggttgcttggtgagcaagcaactagataaggataaggactgaaaccctatctctacacctatataaacacccctttggctcttgatttcgtccagaccttcccaaggcttcttagggatgaaatcttatacctctcctctctctttataccttctccatttgctcttggtgtttgtaagccattagaggagtgacacttgtgactctaagccttccaaagtcaattcaaggaggaattgggattgttattgctacataacaatcaaggtaatatcataaacctaattatatgttaatatcgatttccatatgctagaattagggtttatagtcttggattcaaagtatgtacaatagagaaacctagatccaagcattagggtttgtatgagcacataggatgtcttatgactaaaacccatcaaaatcctaggagccttacaagtataaatagacccctagggctaaGGGAATTCGTGACTTATGCTTTGagtagaaaccctggccgatttgattccctctcctctctcctaaatcatcttcttgctagttggtgtttgtaagccattagaggagtgacaattgtgactctaaagcctcaaggacaacaagatcaagcaagtgattcaaggtaaacttctaatctcttaTTTCATATTGTAgttattgtatattagccattagaagtcttggattcaatgtatgttcaattagagaaacctagatccaagcattagggtttgcatgtgcacataggaatgttcatatggctagaATCCATCACATAGGTCACAGGAGTTTGGATGCTTAGGATTGCTCTCCCTGTTGGGTAGCAACGGATGTTGGACCTGTCAATTCTAGGTGTTTACCTAGGGATCCTGTGTTTTTGAAATTAAGGATCCTTGGATGCAAGATTGAGGGTGTCGCCTCCTGAGATTTGCAAATCTCTACCCTTATTCTTTCCACTTCCTTAAGCAGTGTTATGTTGTCATCCTGTTGCTGAGCCACTTGTTGTGTCAATGTTTTCATCATGGAGAAGAGTTTGTTATTAGAGACCGACGCAGGAGGATCCCAGGGATCCTGGAACAACTGGAGGAGTGTTAGTATTTGGTACATCAGAAGTTTTCCTCTGACCAGGGAGTcaaattggaggaggtggaagatTTTCATAGGAACAGAGGGAACATAGGAAAAAGAAAGCGTTAGTTGTGAAGAGATGATTTTCGAGGATTATGAACACCACGACCCCACGGTGGGCGCCAACTTGTTTTGGTCGAAAAATCAATCTAATGAATATCAACCGAGGTGAAGGAAGGGTTGTGGTGTTGCTGTTGAAGTGATTATTGAAATTAGAATAAAATTACACAAGTGGTTTACAAGGAAAAAAaacccttgatccttgctaggatctctgaTACAAAACCTTAAGAGGTGATAATGATTACTTGCCTTTTTTAATTGTATTGATTGAAATATGAATTACAGAAAATGGAAGTATGTAAACGAGTATAAGTATTGTAGTGGCTCTTATTGTGTATAGCGTGCGAAGTACATGTGTATTTATAGTCTATTATAAGTAGCCATAAGTCTGATATTTTCGGGATCCTTGTTAGGAATAAATTCGAGATGACGAATGCGAAATATCatgaacaatcaagaatcaatcaccacaATATGCAAGAAAtctgataaaggtttttcatgtattgattatgagatgaacgcacagagaaaaccctaatctggtaaAAAGCTTATACCAAAagtaaacctaatgattatttatagggaacactaaatatctaccataaatataaaataaatacctAATATAAAATCAatgccttagcagagctcgattaagaacttctactgtaaaggcatCGTATGGATTCATAgaatgattaaccctaaaaaggcttccctaaataaccaaatatgccatatcagtttcaatatctcaaatactcaacaatcctCTAGAATAAAAATGAACATGTTGGATTGACTTGGTATTTTCTGGTCTTCTGTTTGGTAAACATTTCTTCGTTAAAAATTAGTTTTATGTTGACTATTTTTGCACATGTTAGAAAAAGACTAGAAATGTATCCGTTAAAAATGTTAGGAAATAAATGATAATGGTTAGGATCCTCAAATATGTTCGGGATCCTGAGAGTTCTTGAAGATCGATGATCCTTAATAGTGTTCATGATCTTGGCCCTAACAGAGATGCTAATCGCGGAGAAATCATGTACGATGGAGGGTTCAACCGAAGAATGTTCCACATCATATTATAAGCGATTGATGAAGAGTTTTTAGGGAACGAAGAAAAAAATACAGGTCCATTTTTTAgtattattatttaaaacataTTTAACTTTATATAATTATAGCTTTTGTTAGTTCTAAAGATTTCAAGCATTGTTATTTTTtgcaataaacaaaacaaaaataaaatttttgcaataaacaaaacaaaaataaaagaaaattattatTCGGAACACTTCTGTGACATTTTGGAGATCCCATTGGAATGCTCTTTTCCAAACAATCCgatcattttttaaaaatttataattttttttaaagatgaTTTATATGTGTTAGATCATTCAAtttctctattttattttatttaattaattttatttaagctatttattaaacaaataaatagatAGATAGGTTAGATGAACCTATGTATAGAAACCCGTTCTCACCGCAATTTTATCTCAAATTGTTTTTGAATTGACAAATTGTGGTGAGTTGTGGATGCTGGCGGCCGAAAATGGCGAAATACACGACCATTGAAATCGTTCAGGAAAACCCAAAATCCTCCGTCTTCAAACTCTACCTTAACAGGCCACGCCATAGTAACGCACTCTCACGCGAATTCTTCACAGAATTCCCAAATGCTCTCTCGTCTCTCGACAACAACCCTAATGTTGCCGTTATCGTGTTATCCGGGAAAGGCAAGCACTTCTGCTCAGGGATTGATCTAAAAACACTAGCCTCGATTAGCGCAGATTTCCAGAGTCCTTCAGATCGTGGACGTTCCGGGGAAAAATCCCGCAGAGAAATAAAGTTTATGCAAAAAGCCATCACGGCGATCGAGAAGTGCCGGAAGCCGGTGATCGCCGCTGTTCAAGGTGCTTGTATTGGTGGAGGAGTTGATATAATCAGTGCCTGTGATATGAGGTTTTGCACGGAGGACGCGTTCTTTTCGGTGAAGGAGGTGGATTTGGCAATCACGGCAGATCTCGGATCGCTTCAGAGGTTACCAGCGATTGTAGGGTATGGTAATGCGATGGAGTTGGCTCTGACCGCTCGGACTTTTTCTGGTTCAGAAGCGAAGGTGTTAGGACTTGTTTCCAAGGTTTTTGGTTCTAAACCGGATATGGATGAAGGTGTTGGAGCAATTGCAGACGGTGAGTTCAAATTCATCTAATTATcacatgttgttgttgttgttgttgttatcttTACAAGATGGTTGATATCATTTCAGAATGAAATGACATTAGTGGTCTGAAACAACTAATTAGTCGATTGAAATCTGTGTTGTGATAATTGGCAGGAATTGCTGCAAAATCTCCACTTGCTGTGATTGGGACCAAGGCAGTGTTAGTAAGAAGTAGAGACATGTCGTTGAGCCAAGGCTTGGATTATGTTGCGACTTGGAACTCTTCTATGCTTTTATCCGATGATCTAAAGGAGGTTGCAGCAGCAAGCCTACAAAACAGGAAACCTTCATTTTCCAAGCTCTGAATCAATCTCATGATATATTTTGGTTGTCACAGCTAATTTTATGAATCCCTTATTCATACTAACAGTAATCCTGCTTCAATAAATAAAAGTGTGTCTTTATCCTTGTGCAGTTCGTAGTTTGGCATACATCAGCAATCGGACTTTTTATATTATTAACTCTTTTTTGttgtcaacaattaagttcaTAACTTGTTTCTAATTGAAATATGTCATTTGGTCCTTGAAAATGTATGAATGTTCTCCCAGAACATCCTATATTCTCTTTTGTAACTGTGTTTGTAGTCTTAATACCCTAAGACCAGAATGTGTAAATGTTGTTGTACTCTGAAATAATATGATATCGTTTTAATCTCCATAAAACCATAAAAGAAATGTTACCTGAAAATGTAAGTTTCTCTATATTAAGAAATTAGTAAACTATAATTGTATTTGTATGAAATTCTATGAGTGTATGTGCCTGGATCCATCAGCTGTACTGTGAAATACTgtattgtagttttattatttCAATCAAAACTATGTGAAGTTGTTTACTTATTCATACAATAATCGTActgttcaataccaaattgtgagttatcataaccatgcttgatgacttAAGATGGCTAGAACACGACTTTTTTTAGGCGTCGCAATCGTATTGtacaataccaaattgtgagttccAAGTTTATGATATCGTTTTAATCTCCATAAAACCATAAAAGAAATGTTTCCTGAAAATGTAAGTTTCTCTGTATTAAGAAATTA
The genomic region above belongs to Lactuca sativa cultivar Salinas chromosome 4, Lsat_Salinas_v11, whole genome shotgun sequence and contains:
- the LOC111889837 gene encoding delta(3,5)-Delta(2,4)-dienoyl-CoA isomerase, peroxisomal, coding for MAKYTTIEIVQENPKSSVFKLYLNRPRHSNALSREFFTEFPNALSSLDNNPNVAVIVLSGKGKHFCSGIDLKTLASISADFQSPSDRGRSGEKSRREIKFMQKAITAIEKCRKPVIAAVQGACIGGGVDIISACDMRFCTEDAFFSVKEVDLAITADLGSLQRLPAIVGYGNAMELALTARTFSGSEAKVLGLVSKVFGSKPDMDEGVGAIADGIAAKSPLAVIGTKAVLVRSRDMSLSQGLDYVATWNSSMLLSDDLKEVAAASLQNRKPSFSKL